A genomic region of Caenorhabditis elegans chromosome V contains the following coding sequences:
- the K01D12.7 gene encoding DNA-binding protein (Confirmed by transcript evidence), whose product MADKSAFVPVDAIGNHKNTDLDVDIDDELFGKKPPKASASATKAAAPPAPAPAPAPPKPAAAPAPAAGKYQYKKSSTYQKTYAK is encoded by the coding sequence atggcAGACAAATCAGCATTTGTGCCAGTCGATGCAATCGGAAATCACAAAAACACCGATCTTGACGTTGATATTGATGACGAATTGTTCGGAAAGAAACCACCAAAAGCCAGTGCAAGTGCAACCAAAGCAGCCGCTCCACCGGCTCCGGCTCCAGCCCCAGCCCCACCAAAACCTGCTGCAGCACCTGCCCCAGCCGCTGGAAAGTACCAATACAAGAAGTCGTCGACCTATCAGAAGACCTATGCCAAATAG
- the miga-1 gene encoding MItoGuArdin homolog (Confirmed by transcript evidence;~Product from WormBase gene class miga) — protein MTSYLMQSLPGGIKMNEIITKRTVLSVAAGIGIGIVFANFVRYWRQKREAKVPQSIIEEIGKDADIIVPSAPSLRRSQSGRGMRPPSSQGERSSLRNSIRQNSQRSMNPIEADITSGQELCTELRKTIEKVHHNLEMVKNRSSKDMERSIKIEGILKGLKQVEDEIVLLVPQMEDFRDDNMEFYSVSGGSGYAGSVRTGRSRTLSVLSDDSFRSAVEEFACDIDDIDFVSDAANLDKNELRFLDEGMQAALNGEVKYRKSRMEFCKCDSETDFAAKLYCVRQALTNALKDEHKRVWLAKCGRTLLADFIRHTKQDPVKFFNAYDEMLEYVSNDRNEEQLRQDVEGRGVCETGFYDVAIDFIILDAFEDLKSPPSAVYSVTKNYFMSMSMKYSTLNTIIWSIIKSKRQRLKNPDGFIAKFYNISETVMPAITLGFLGTDERLGELCQYFKEQVVQFVLDVFNTQKVCYRSLEEMSEDVWIVMRNRLEAVQTRMSNELLPA, from the exons ATGACGTCATATCTGATGCAGAGCCTCCCG ggCGGTATCAAGATGAATGAAATAATCACAAAAAGGACAGTGCTGTCGGTAGCTGCCGGAATCGGAATAGGCATAGTGTTTGCGAATTTTGTGAGATA ctggcGACAAAAACGAGAAGCAAAAGTTCCGCAATCCATAATTGAAGAAATAGGAAAAGATGCAGATATTATCGTTCCATCTGCCCCATCACTCCGTAGAAGCCAAAGCGGCCGTGGAATGCGTCCTCCGTCTTCTCAAGGAGAACGCTCCAGTTTGAGAAATAGTATTCGTCAAAATTCTCAGCGTAGTATGAATCCAATTGAAGCAGACATCACAAGTGGTCAAGAACTTTGCACAGAACTACGAAAGACTATAGAAAAAGTCCATCATAATCTAGAAATGGTTAAAAATAGGAGTAGCAAAGACATGGAGagatcaataaaaattgaaggcATTCTGAAAGGATTGAAACAAGTTGAAGATGAAATTGTCCTTCTGGTCCCTCAAATGGAAGACTTCCGAGATGATA acatgGAGTTCTATTCTGTCAGTGGTGGTTCAGGCTACGCCGGAAGCGTTCGAACAGGAAGATCACGAACTCTTTCTGTCCTTTCCGATGATTCATTCCGTTCTGCAGTAGAAGAATTTGCATGTGACATTGACGATATCGATTTTGTTAGTGATGCAGCGAATTTGGATAAAAATGAACTGCGATTTTTGGATGAAGGAATGCAAGCGGCGTTAAATGGAGAAGTAAAGTATAGAAAAAGTCGAATGGAATTCTGCAAGTGTGACAGTGAAACAGACTTTGCTGCCAAGTTATACTGTGTTAGGCAAGCTCTCACG AACGCTTTGAAAGACGAGCACAAACGTGTATGGCTTGCGAAATGTGGCCGAACTCTCCTCGCTGATTTTATTCGTCACACGAAACAGGATCCTGTGAAGTTCTTTAATGCCTACGATGAGATGCTGGAATATGTATCAAATGACCGTAATGAAGAGCAGCTCAGACAAGACGTCGAAGGCCGAGGTGTTTGTGAAACTGGCTTTTATGATGTCGCAATCGATTTTATTATCCTCGATGCATTTGAAGACTTAAAATCACCACCTTCTGCAGTTTATTCCGTCACCAAGAATTATTTTATGTCGATGTCCATGAAGTACTCTACTCTCAACACTATCATCTGGTCTATCATTAAATCAAAGCGTCAAAGACTGAAAAATCCTGATGGTTTTATTGCAAAGTTCTACAATATATCGGAAACTGTGATGCCGGCCATCACTCTCGGCTTTTTGGGAACTGATGAACGCCTCGGAGAATTGTGTCAATATTTTAAG GAACAAGTTGTACAGTTCGTACTAGATGTTTTCAATACACAGAAGGTTTGCTATCGATCGTTAGAGGAGATGTCAGAAGATGTTTGGATTGTGATGCGTAATCGATTAGAAGCAGTTCAGACAAGAATGAGCAACGAACTACTGCCCGCCtaa
- the K01D12.10 gene encoding Cement protein (Partially confirmed by transcript evidence), with protein MTLLRTLVLLLGVCIISLMACAPSMPKQHGYCKFYVDGSSDNDSKRKKRATATATASGTPTGTASASGGSGTATVSGTPTGTASAMDSSSSGTSSSSSSSSSSSSSSSSTSESSSTSGSGSTSGSGSSGGKTGGKGGGGSGEKGGKGGGGSGEKGGKGGKEGKGGKDGKGGGGGGGGGDGGSGTGNGKFTRTKKKKDTKCYEYEDGSKDDGAALNPGVKYTATATAS; from the exons ATGACATTATTACGGACGCTGGTACTTCTTCTAGGAGTTTGTATTATTTCTTTAATGGCATGCGCTCCATCAATGCCAAAGCAGCACGGatattgcaaattttatg TTGATGGATCCAGTGATAATGATTCAAAACGAAAGAAACGTGCAACTGCAACTGCGACAGCGTCTGGGACTCCGACGGGTACGGCCAGCGCTTCAGGTGGTTCTGGTACTGCTACCGTATCTGGGACACCAACTGGAACTGCTTCTGCAATGGATTCAAGTAGCTCAGGAACGTCAAGTTCCAGCAGTTCTAGCAGTTCCAGTAGTTCCAGCAGTTCTTCAACAAGTGAATCAAGCAGCACAAGCGGATCCGGAAGCACTAGTGGATCAGGAAGTTCTGGAGGGAAAACAGGAGGAaaaggaggaggaggaagtggagaaaaaggaggaaaaggaggaggaggaagtggggaaaaaggaggaaaaggtggaaaagaaggaaaaggaGGAAAAGATGGTAAAGGCGGcggtggaggtggaggtggaggaGATGGTGGTAGTGGGACTGGAAACGGGAAATTCACTAgaacgaagaagaagaaggataCAAAGTGCTACGAATATGAGGATGGATCGAAAGATGATGGAGCAGCACTCAATCCTGGAGTTAAATACA CCGCGACAGCAACTGCATCTTAA
- the K01D12.8 gene encoding Cement protein (Confirmed by transcript evidence), producing the protein MISFRNLIILFGLLAITLACAPHMPKRDVKHGYCKFYIDGTSDFDSSRKKRDSSSSSSSSSSESGGSGGSGGGKGGKGGSGGGGGGSGGKRYKRSKKKDTKCYEYEDGSKDEGAVLNKNVKYTVTVTKTTKTSTNVKKA; encoded by the exons ATGATCTCTTTTAggaatttaattattttatttggatTATTAGCAATCACTTTAGCATGTGCTCCACATATGCCAAAGAGAGACGTCAAACATGGTTATTGCAAATTCTATa TTGACGGAACTAGTGACTTTGATAGTTCCCGTAAGAAGAGAGACTCATCTTCAAGTTCTTCATCAAGCTCTTCTGAATCTGGAGGATCTGGTGGATCTGGCGGAGGAAAGGGTGGAAAAGGAGGAAGTGGAGGTGGTGGCGGTGGAAGTGGTGGAAAGAGATATAAACGTTCCAAGAAGAAGGATACCAAATGTTACGAGTATGAAGATGGAAGCAAAGATGAGGGAGCGGTTCTTAACAAGAATGTTAAGTATACCGTAACTGTCACCAAGACCACCAAGACATCTACAAATGTGAAGAAGGCCTAA
- the K01D12.9 gene encoding uncharacterized protein (Confirmed by transcript evidence) yields MLSLRSLIIIFGLLAVALACAPHMPKREVQHGYCKFYVDGKSDTSDARKKRDSGSGSGSGEGGKGGGKKYNRSKKRKDTKCYEYEDGTKDEGAVLNEGVTYEVTITKKT; encoded by the exons ATGCTCTCCCTTCGTTCTCTTATCATTATTTTCGGTCTTCTGGCTGTTGCCTTGGCATGTGCCCCACATATGCCAAAGAGAGAGGTTCAACACGGATACTGCAAGTTCTACG ttgaTGGAAAGAGTGACACTTCGGATGCTCGTAAGAAGAGAGATTCTGGAAGTGGATCCGGATCTGGAGAAGGAGGAAAGGGTGGTGGTAAGAAGTACAACCGTTCCAAGAAGAGAAAGGACACCAAATGTTACGAGTATGAAGATGGAACCAAGGATGAGGGAGCTGTTCTCAATGAAGGAGTTACTTATGAAGTCACTATCACCAAGAAGACATAA
- the cdr-4 gene encoding CaDmium Responsive (Product from WormBase gene class cdr;~Confirmed by transcript evidence) encodes MVCCCPVTTTLVVGAIAYFIYKKFFTPPTIKPKPAIHKTDYKKDTVYLYQFKRIKSCPNLSPFCMKLEILCRAYNIPYEVVETSMSRSRNGTLPFIELNGEHIADSDLIEIRLRQHFKIPSLPDEQEAQSVALSRMADNHLFYILIRYKSASDSLYNIFGDLFNLPSFLVPVVIPVVRAFFKRKIYYRCVGAIGDFEPQELDELLHRDLKVIQDSIKGNFLFGDKITPADATVFGQLATVYYPIRSHLTDVLDKDFPKVLEYLERVRKEIYPNDFTI; translated from the exons atggtttGTTGTTGCCCAGTGACAACCACACTAGTGGTTGGTGCTATTGCATATTTCATCTACAAGAAATTCTTCACACCTCCAACAATTAAGCCAAAGCCGGCG ATTCACAAAACCGACTACAAAAAAGATACAGTTTATCTCTATCAGTTCAAGAGAATAAAGAGTTGTCCAAATCTTTCACCATTCTGCATGAAACTTGAGATTCTTTGCAGAGCCTACAATATTCCTTATGAG GTTGTCGAAACTTCAATGTCTCGCTCAAGAAATGGAACATTACCGTTCATTGAGCTCAACGGTGAGCATATTGCCGATTCAGATCTGATCGAGATTCGTTTGagacaacatttcaaaattcca tCCCTGCCCGACGAGCAAGAAGCTCAATCAGTTGCTTTGAGCAGAATGGCTGACAATCATTTGTTCTA CATTCTCATCCGCTACAAGAGCGCTTCTGACTCGCTTTACAACATTTTCGGTGATCTCTTCAACTTGCCATCATTTTTAGTTCCAGTGGTTATTCCAGTGGTCCgagcatttttcaaacgaaagaTTTACTACCGATGTGTTGGAGCAATCGGAGATTTTGAACCACAAGAACTTGATGAGCTTCTTCATAGAGATCTCAAAGTTATTCAAGATTCAATCAAAGGAAATTTCCTGTTCGGAGACAAGATCACACCG GCGGATGCAACAGTGTTTGGTCAATTGGCAACTGTATATTATCCTATTCGTTCTCATCTGACCGATGTTCTTGACAAAGATTTCCCCAAGGTGCTTGAATATTTGGAAAGAGTACGCAAAGAAATCTATCCTAACGATTTtacaatttga
- the K01D12.20 gene encoding uncharacterized protein (Confirmed by transcript evidence) — MIIFCFSHDRNLTIQ; from the coding sequence ATGATTATATTTTGCTTTTCACATGACCGTAATTTAACTATTCAATAA